The following is a genomic window from Nguyenibacter vanlangensis.
GGTCGCGCACGCCATGAGCGATGATGTCCGCCCCCGCCGCGACCAGCGCCTTCGCGTCGGCCAGGTCGTGGATATGCGCCGCCACCCGCAGGCCGCGCCTGTGGGCCTGGTCGATCGCGGCGCGATAGATTGCCGGATCGATCTTGGGATACCCCTTCGCCCCCGGCACGCCGTTGCGGAAATCATCCACCCAGATCTTGACCAGGTCGGTCCCCTCGTCGGCCATCCGGTCCACGGCGGCGCGCGCCTCGTCCGGCGTGGTCGGGCGATAGATCTGGTCGGGCCCCAGATGGAACATTCCCTGCGGCGGCACCCCGTCCGGCGCCCCGATCCCCTGATCGACCCCGAACAGGTCGGCCCCCGGATTGCGCCCCGCATGCTGCTCCGCGCGCAGCCGGTCGAACAAGGGCGATGTGTTCAGCCCCAGCGACACCACGTCCAGCACGCCATAGCGTGCATACTGCCTCATCTGGGCCAGGATGTTGTCCCGCGTGTAATTGGCCGCGTCGTCGCGCGTGCCCTTCACCAGCCCGGTATGGCTGTGGTCGGAAATCAGCCCCGGCAGAACCGTCAGCCCCGCCAGATCGACCCGCCGCGCACCGGCCGGCACCGCAAACGTCCCGTCCCGCCCCACCGAAGCGACACGCCCGTCCCGCACCAGGATCGCACTGTCCGCCACCGGCGCCGCGCCGGTCCCGTCGATCAGGGTCGCATGCTCCAGCAGCACCGGCGCCGCCCCCAACGCCGGCGTCCCGCCCAGCAGCCACGCCCCCAGCGGCAACACGCCCCGGAACCGTACGCACCGCTTTCCTCCGAACCGTGACGCGATCGTCATGCCGGCTGCCTCCCTTTTCGGCCCCGTCCTCCGCGTCACCATCCGGCACCATGTCCGAAATCCCCCGACGAGGCGATATGATGAATTCTGCGATTCTATCTTATTTTTTTGAAATAATGACAAGAAACTTGCATTTCTACGGCATGACGACTCATCGCCGGGAAAAGAACCCTTGATGGATAAGGATCCTTTTGCTTCTTCTCCGGAAGAAAACGCTTTCGATCGTCCTGCGCCCGATCCCGTCACGGGCAAATATCAGAATGCCCCCCGTCCCGAACCAATCCTTTCCAGAACCATGAAGATCCGGAATAGTCTCGCATCCTTCGCCATCGGAACAGCCCGTCTTCACGCGATTTTTCTCGCGATTCTTCCCGTGACTCTCTGGGGCATTACGCGCCCCGCATGCGCCACTGGGTTCGATATCGTCGTGCTCGGCGCCCGGGGCGGCATCCAGGACGGCAATCTCAGCGCCTATCTGGTTCGGCCATCGGGGGACGCGCGCGCCATTCTTTGCGATGCCGGAACCGTGGTGGCGGGTCTCGAAGCCGCGTCTCGACATGGCGCGTTCCACGATCTCACCCGGTCCCCCCAAATCGCGCCGCGCGAAGCCGGCATCGTGCTTCACGACATCATCAAGGGCTATTTGATCAGCCACGCGCACCTCGATCACATCGCCGGCCTTGTCGCCGTATCGCCCGATGACATGCCGAAGCCGATCTATGCACTTCCGTCCGTCAACCGCATCCTGGCCCGGGACATATTCAACTGGCGCGTCTGGCCCAACATGGGTGACCGCGGTCCGCCGCCGCGCCTGGCAACATATCGATATCGCGACCTGGTACCGGGACAAAGGCTGCCGCTGGACGGCACGGCCATGGAGGTCCGCGCCTTTCCGCTCAGCCATGGCGGCGTGGAATCCACCGCGTTCCTGATCGAAAGCGGCGGCGCCGCGATGGTATATCTTGGCGACACCGGACCCGATGCGCTGGAACACGGCACGCGCCTGCAGGATCTTTGGCGTGCCGTAGCGCCTTTGGCGCGCGCACACCGCCTGAAGGGGATCATCATCGAATGTTCATGGGACAATGCGCGTCCCGACCACCTTCTCTTCGGTCACCTGACACCACGATGGCTTGCGGCGACATTGTCCGACCTGCGCTCGCAAAGCGGCGGAGGGACCGTCCTTGCCGGATTGCCGGTACTGGTCAGCCACGTCAAATATACCTTGACCGGCGCCCCGCCTGCCCAGGTGACGATCGAGAACGAACTGAAGGCCGCTGACCGAACAGGCGTGCATTTCATTATCGCGGAGCAGGGCATGTCGCTGCGCTTCGACTGAGCGACCGTCTCCATTGCCCTATCCGTTCACCCCTTCACGGATATGGCTCCATCTCACTGTTCGGATCAGGATCCTCTCTCAGACCCCGCATCCGCCCATCCCCTCAGATCATGTAGTCGATCGGCGGCAGCATCTGGTCCATGGTAAAGGCCGGCAGCGAGGAATGGCGCGTGCCCACCGGGCGCGCCGGATTGCCGACCACGGTCGTATAGGGCGGCACCGATTCCAGCACGATCGACCCGGCGCCCACCTTGGCGCCCTCGCCCAGCTCGATATTGCCCAGCACCTTCGCCCCGGCACCGATCAGCACGCCGCGCCGCACCTTGGGATGCCGGTCGCCGACATTCTTGCCCGTGCCGCCCAGGGTGACGCCCTGCAGCAACGACACGTCGTCCTCCAGCACCGAGGTCTCGCCGATCACGATCCCGGTGCCATGGTCGAACAGGATGCGCCGCCCCAGCCGCGCCGCCGGATGGATATCGACCGCGAACAGTTCCGACGCCCGGCTCTGCAGATGCAGCGCCAGATAGCGCCGGTCGTTATGCCACAGCCAATGCGCCACGCGGTGGCTCTGCACCGCGTGATAGCCCTTGAAGAACAGGAACGGCGTCGCGTAATTCGCCGTCGCCGGATCGCGCTCGCGGATCGCCACCAGGTCGGCGGCGGCGGCGGCCACGATCTCGGGATCGGCGTCGAACACTTCCGTGACCAGTTCGGCCAGCGCGTCATCCGCCACCGACCGGTCGCCCAGCTTGCGGCCGATCAGCGCGGCCAGCCCGTTGGCGAAGCCGGCATGGTTGCGAATGCCCGTCGCCAGCAATCCCCGCACCAGCGGATCGCCGCAGCCCTCGCATCCTTGCGTGATGTCGTCCCACAGCCGGCGCAGGTCGATCTGCGTCAGGGTGGGCTCGGATGCGGAACGGCTCTTGCGGGCATCGGCAAGCGAAATCGGCGAACTATCGGGCATGACAGACCTGACGCAGCAGAGAAAGGCAGCATATGGGACAGCGTCCCGCCCCGGACCAGAGGGCACCTGCCCGGAAAAGATCCCAAACGAAAAACGCCGGCCCCTACAGCCCCATCGCATGGCGGACGAAGGCCCGGCGCAGCGCGGGCATGCGGTGCACCGCCGCCAGCCCCACATCCCGCGCGCCGCGCAGCAGCGGATTGTCATTGCCGAACAGCCGCTCCAGCATGTCGGTCGCCGCCAGCATCAGCATGTTGGCCGGCCGGCAGCGCGCCTGATAACGACGCAGCACCTGCGGGCCCCCCAGGTCCTCGCCCCGCTCATGCGCCGCGATCAGCAGGTCGGACAGGGCGGTCACGTCGCGGAATCCCAGGTTCAGCCCCTGCCCGGCGATCGGATGGATGCCGTGCGCCGAATCCCCGACCAGCGCCAGGCGGGTATCGAAATAACGCTGGGCGTACTGGGCCGACAGCGGATAGGTCCAGCGCCGCCCGACCGGCGTAACCCGGCCCAGCCAATCCCCCATCCGACGCTGGATCTCATGGGCAAAGGCCGCGTCGGGCAACGCCGCCATGCGCTGCGCCACCCCCTCGTCCTCGGACCAGACGATGGCCGACAGGTTCGCATGCCCGGCCGTGGGCGCCATCGGCAACTGCGCGAACGGCCCGGCCGGCAGGAAATGTTCCAGCGCCCGGTTGTGGTGCGGCCGCTCGTGCGTCACCGCGCAGACGATGCCCCGCTGGTGATAGGGCAGGCGCGTGACGGCGATGCGGGCCTGGTCGCGCAGCGCGCTGCGCCGCCCCTCGGCCGCGACCACCAGCCGCGCGCCGAACACGCACCCCGACCGGGTCCGCACCACCGCGCCCTCGGCCGTGCGGATCACGCTGGCCTCGTCCGGCGCCATCACGCGGATCGCCGCTGCGTCATGCAGCGACCGGTTCAGCGCGACACGCAACGCGCGCGCCTCGATCATCCAGCCGAACGGCTGCGCGGCATCCTGCCGCCCGAATTCCAGATGCAGCGGCGACGGCGCCTCGCCGGGCCGGCCGTCCGACACGCGAATCTCCTCGATCGCGCAGGCCGGCAGCGGCAGATGCGCCCAGACCCCGGCCGCCTCCAGCAGCAGGCGCGACCCAGCGGCGATGGCATAGGCCCGGCCGTCGAAGGCCGGGTCCTCCATCGGCGGCAGGGCGGCATGATCGATGATCGCGACGCGGATCCCCGCCACCGCCAGGCGGCAGGCCAGCGTAGCCCCGACCGGCCCCGCCCCCACGATGCAGACATCGACATCGTCCAATGCATCGCCGGCGGGCCCGGACACGAAAGGGGGGGTCACGAAAGGGGGGATGGTGCCATCGGTCATCGCCGTCATCCTGTGGCGCAATCCCGTCCGCCGGGCAAGCCGGCGGACGGGACAGCCAGGGCCGAACCCCGCCCCGGCAGGCCGGGCGCCGCCCGGCGATTCGGCCGCCACCCCGACCGGCAGCAGAGCTTTCGCCTACAAAACAGGCACAAAATCAGGCACTTCTGTCCCATTGGTGGGCATCACGTCCGATCGGAGGGCACGCGGCGCCAACCTTGGACGATGCGGCAAGGTTTTTGTATTGCCGTTCTGTGGAATTGGATCATCATCCGGATCAGGAAACGATTTCTCATCATGCAACAAGGAGACGTGGCGCGATGAAGCTTGTCACAGCCATCATCAAGCCCTTCAAACTCGACGACGTGCGCGAGTCCCTGACTCCCCTGGGCATCCAGGGGCTGACCGTGTCGGAAGTGAAGGGGTTCGGCCGCCAGAAGGGCCAGACCGAAATCTATCGCGGGGCGGAATATCATGTCAGCTTCCTGCCCAAGGTGAAGATCGAGGTCGCGGTGTCCGACGACATCGTGGACCAGGTGGTCGACGTGATTCTGCAATCGGCGCATACCGGCAAGATCGGCGACGGCAAGATCTTCGTCTCCAGCCTGGACAGCGTCATCCGCATCCGCACCCGGGAAACGGGAGAGGACGCGCTGTGACCTTTGCCGCCCCGATGCAGACCTCGATGCAGACCCCGCGACAGACCACGCAGCCCCCGATGCGCCCCCGCCTGTCCCTTGCCGCGGTGGCGTCCCCCCTCCTGGCGGCGGCCGCCCTGCTGGCGACGGCCGCGCCCGCCCTGGCGGCCGACGCCCCTCCGCCGATCAATAGCGGCGACACGGCGTGGATGCTGACCAGCACCGCCCTGGTGCTGATGATGACGATCCCGGGCCTGGCGCTGTTCTATGGCGGCATGGTCCGCAAGAAGAACGTGCTGGCCACGCTGATGCAGTCCTTCGCGATCTGCTGCATCATCACCATCGTCTGGATGGTCGCGGGCTACAGCCTCGCCTTCTCGACCGGCACGCCCTATATCGGCGACCTGTCGCGCGTCATGCTCAACGGCATCGGCGCGCATATCGCCAAGGGTGCCGATATCGGCTTCACGCTCGGCCAGGGCTCGTCCAACCCCACGGTGATGACGATCCCCGAGAGCGTCTACATGATGTTCCAGATGACGTTCGCGATCATCACCCCGGCCCTGATCACCGGCGCCTTCGCCGACCGCATGAAATTCAGCGCCCTGTGCGTCTTCACCGTCCTGTGGTCGCTGCTGGTCTATGCCCCGATCGCCCATTGGGTCTGGAGCCCGATCGGCTGGGTCGCGGGCTTCGGCGCCATCGATTTCGCCGGCGGCACGGTCGTGCACATCAATGCCGGCATCGCCGGGCTGGTGGCCGCCCTGGTGCTGGGCAAGCGCCACGGCTACGGCACCGACGACCTGGCGCCGTTCAACCTGACCTACGCCGTCATCGGCGCGTCGCTGCTGTGGGTGGGCTGGTTCGGCTTCAACGCCGGTTCGGCCGTCGGGTCGAACGGCCGCGCCGGCATGGCCATGGCCACCACCCAGATCGCCGCCGCGGCGGCAGGCGTGGGCTGGATGATCGCGGAATGGATCCGCACCGGCAAGCCGACGGTGCTGGGCATCATCTCCGGCGCGGTGGGCGGCCTCGTCGCCATCACCCCGGCCGCCGGCTTCGTGCTGCCGGGCGGCGCGCTGGCCATCGGGCTCGCCACCGGCGTGGTCTGCTTCTGGTCCGCCACCTCGCTCAAGCACCTGCTGGGCTATGACGACAGCCTGGACGCGTTCGGCGTGCACGGGGTGGGCGGCATCCTGGGCGCGCTGCTGACGGGCGTGTTCGCCTACGGCCCGCTCTCGGCCACCGACGCCAATCCCGCCGGCATCAGCGGCTCGTTCGCGCAGTTCGTCATCCAGGCCAAGGCGGTCGGCGTGACGATCGTCTGGTGCGCCGTCGTGACCTTCATCCTGCTCAAGATCGTCGACCTGGCCATCGGCCTGCGCGTCAGCCGCGAGGACGAGGTCGAGGGGCTGGACATGACCCAGCACGGCGAACGCATCAACTGACGCAGCGCCCCGCGCGGGCATGCTGGCCGGCAGGCCGATCGACTGGCCGATCTGGGGCTTCCCCCCGGATCGGCCTTTTTCTTTCCGTATTCATGTCAAACTGTTATGAAGAATCGTCCAGACCGAACGCCACGTCCGGCACGGCCGCCGGCGCGTGCCGTTCCGCAAACGGAAAGGGTTGCCTTCCTCATGGTTCATGCGATTCGCGGCCGGCTCGCGCTCGGCCTGCTTCTGACCGTTCCCGCCCTCGCGCTGGAGGCGCCGCACGCCCACGCCGTCAGCGCCGCGCAGGCGTGCTACAAGAAATTCAACGCCGAGCGGAAAGCCGGCACCATCAAGGGCCAGACCTACAAGGACTTCAAGGCCACGCAATGCGCGGCGCCCGGGGCGGCCCAAGGCACGGCCGCCGCCCCCGCCACCGCCACGCCCGCCGCCAACATGCCCGCGGCGCCGTCCCCGGCGGCCCAGGCCGCGCCCACGGCTCCGGGCGCGGCATCCCCGCCGCCGACCGCCCCGGCCGCCGCCCCGATGCCGGCCAAATCCGCCCCCACCACGGCCGCGGTTCCCGGCAACGCGGTGCTGCCCAACGCGGTCTCGCCGAAATATACCAGCGAAAGCCCCGGCAAGGCGCGGATGCATACCTGCCTGGACCAATACAACGCCAACAAGGCCACCAACGGCAATGGCGGCCTGAAATGGATCCAGAAGGGCGGCGGCTATTACAGCGTCTGCAACGCCCACCTCAAAGGCTAGTGTCCTGCCCGAGAAATTCTTATGAGAATTTCTCGGATCAGCAGGCCACTAAAATATTGATCCCAGTGTCCTCGGGACACTGGGGCATCATCCGACCGGATGGACTCATCCGGTCGGACAAAGATGCTCGATAAAACAATAAATTAGAGCCATATCCGTGAACCCCATATCCGTGAACCAGTGTGAACGGATATGGCTCTACGACCCGATCTGGGAATGATTGCCAACAATGCTGTAAATCATGTATTTTGTTCCACCTTCAGGGAGGAACAAAATGCGGACATTCTCAACGAGCGACCTGTCCCGCAAATCCGGGGACATCATTGCCAGCGCTCTTCAAGGGCCGGTATCGATCAGCCAGCGTGGCAAGCCGCGCCTGGTTGTGTTGAGCGTGGAGCAATACGAGGCCCTGGTGCGCAGTCCGGAGGATCGGATTGCGGGCGCCACTGCGGACATGCCGGGGCCCCTGGCGCACGATATCGCGACGGCTATCGATGCGTATCTGGCGTCGACCGAATCAACGCCGTGAGCGTCGGTCTGCGACCCGGGACCGTCCTCAGATACCCCTATCTCTGGCATTGGCAGGACGCCCGCGGTGAAACGGAAGGGCGCAAGGAGCGTCCGACCGCCGTTGCCGTGGTGTTCCTCGCGCGGGAAGGACAGGAGTATGTCCTGCTCCTGCCTCTGACCACGCGCGAGCCCGCCGCCGCGCGAGTGGCGGTCGAGATCCCGGACACGGAGAAGCGGCGGGCCGGGCTTGATCGGACATTGCGCCAATGGCTCATCCTGGACGAATACAATCTCGATCCGTTGCAGGCGTCATATTATCTACGCGGGGACACGGTCACCGGACAGTTCAGCGAGGCCTTTATTCGGCCTGTGCTGACCCGGTTCAGGTCTCTTTTGCCGCAGGCCAGGCGCGTGTCTCGCTATCCCTGATGGACAAAATTCACGCGCGCCCCATTTCCATTTGGCGACTGTCTCCGGGTTGATCCCATAGCGCTTCTTTCCGCTCTCGCGAAAAGATTGCCCATCAAATCCCGGGACTGAACATCCAAGCTTCCCCGCCTCCGATGCTCAAGGCGCCGGCCGGACGAACACCCGGCCGGCGCCATAGGACAGCCAGACCGCGTGCCGGGCGAACCAGTCCGCGCCCAGCAGCATGTCCACCGGCTCATGCAGGGGCAGCACCGTCAGCACCGGCGCGCGCTCCACTCCCCCGCCCACGCGCAGGCTGCCGAAACGATGCCAGTGATACAGGACGGGCCGCCCGTCCACGCCGCTGGCCTCGCCCCCGGGATCGACCGCCAGCCGGTCCGCCGTCACCCCCAGCCGCGCCGCCGCCGCCTGCGACAGGATGCGCGACCGCGCTCCGCTATCGATCAGCGCCGTCAGCCGCACCCCGTCCAGGACGACCGTCACCGTCAGCCGCTGCCCCAGGCGGGCCGCCGGCAGCTCCGTATAGGCGCCGCGCCAGGCCGGCGCCGGCGCGCACCCGCCCGCAGGCGGCCGCCACAGCGACAGCCGGCCGCCCGGCCCGTCGAATTCGACGTCGAAGCGCGCCAGCACGTCGCTTCCCAGCAATCCTGCGACCGGCGGGACGATCATCGGCTGACCCGGCAGGGCGCCCACCGGCACCGACAGCGCCCCCAGCGCCAGCAGCCCGGTCCGCGCCGTGCCCAGCCGCAGGTCGGGAATGACGATATCGGGCACCACCGCCCCACCCCCGCCCGTCCCCTGCAGGATCGTACGCCGCTGCATATCGACCGGCAGCGCCAGGGCAGCGGCGACCGCCCCGTCGATCAGCCCGCCCTCGGCCCCGGTATCGACCAGCAGGCTGAACGGCCGGCCCGCCACCAGCGCCGGCACCGACAGATAGCCGCCATCGTCGCGCAGCGTCAGGCGCGCCAGCAGCACCGGCGCGCAGGACGGCGCCGGCGCGGCCCACGCCGCTGGGCCCGCCGGGATTCCCGCCGACAGCCCGATCGCCAGCACCACCCGGCTCCGCAAACCGCGCACGCGTTCCCGCACCTGCCGGATCTCATGCTGCCAGATCACATGCCGCCGGATCACACGATCGTGGCGAAGCGATCGGTCGCCTCCAGCAGCGCGTCCCGTATCCCCGGCTCCGACACCGCATGGCCGGCATCGTCGATCAGGCGAAACGCCGCCTCGGGCCAGGCAAGATGCAGGTCCCAGGCGGTGCGCATGGGGGTGGCGACGTCATAGCGCCCCTGGATGATCAGCGCGGGAATATGGCGGATGCGCCCGACATCGCGGATCAATTGCCCCTCCTCCAGCCATCCGTGATGGACGAAGTAATGGTTTTCGATCCGCGCGAAGGCCAGCGCATAGTCCGTGTCGCCATGCTGGGCCGACAGCGCCGCCAGCGGCCGCAGGGTGATCGTCTCACCCTCCCACACGCTCCAGGCGATGGCGGCGCGGACGCGCACCGCCGGGTCCGGATCCGTCAGGCGGCGGCGATAGGCGGCGATCAGGTCATCCCGCTCCGCCGGCGGGATCGGCGCCAGGAAACGCTCCCATTTGTCCGGAAACAGCCAGGACGCCCCCTCCTGGTAGTACCACCGTAATTCGGCGCGCCGCAGGGTAAAGATCCCGCGCAGGATCAGCCCCGTCACCCGCTCCGGATGGCTCTCGGCATAGGCCAGCGCCAGGGTCGATCCCCACGACCCCCCGAACACCAGCCAGCGTTCCGCCCCGCTCAGCACGCGCAGCCGCTCGATGTCCGCGACCAGGTGCCAGGTCGTGTTGTTCTCCAGCTCGGCATGCGGCAGCGACCGCCCGCACCCGCGCTGGTCGAACAGCAGGATGCGATAGCGCGCCGGATCGAACAGGCGCCGATGGTCCGGCGCGCACCCGCCCCCCGGCCCGCCATGCAGGAACACCACCGGCACGCCGTCCGGATTGCCGCATAATTCCCAATAGACCTGGTGCCCGTCGCCGGTATCCAGATGGCCATGGGCATAGGGTTCGATCGGCGGATAGAGCGTGCGGGCAGATGTCACGAACTTGGCTCCTCTGTCACGGATCCGAGGGACGCGAATCCGGGGTCACGAATCCGATGCCGCCCCGCCGGCGCGCGGATGGGTGCGCGTCCACACCTCCATCAACTGCGCCTCGTCGGCCAGGGTATAACGCTGGGTGGTCGACAGGCTGGCATGGCCCAGCAGGTCCTGGATCACCCGCAAATCCGCCCCGCCCTTCATCAGGTGCGTGGCAAAGGAATGGCGCAGCGCGTGCGGCGTGGCATGCTCCGGCAGTCCCGCCACCTCCCGCCAGGCCCGCATCGCCCGCTGCGCCACCGCGGGCTGCAGCCGCCCGCCGCGCACGCCCACGAACAGCGGCGCATCGTCCAGCGGCGCCGGATGCCGCGCCCGCCAGTCCGCCAGCGCCCGCATGACGGGCGGCAGCACCGGCACCAGCCGCTCGCGCCCGCCCTTGCCGCGCACCAGCAGCGTGTCGCCTGCAACCCGGGCCCGGTCCAGGTCGCGTATATCCAGGTCCAGCGCCTCGGAAATCCGCAGCCCGCACCCGTACAACAGCACGAACAGCGCCGCGTCGCGCGACTGCGCCATCGGTGTTGCGGCCAGGTCCGCCACCCCCGGCGCCACCTCCAGCGCCTGCGCCTCGCCCAGCGGACGCGGCAGCGGCGCGCGGGTGCGGGGGGCCGCCAGCAACCCCGGCGCCGGATTGGTCAGGCCATGCCGCCGCGCCAGATAGCGAAAGAAGGACCGCACGGCCGAAACCCGCCGCGCCCGGGTCCGCGCCGCGCGCTCCGGCGTGCCGCGCCGCCCTCCGGACTTCGCAGACCGGGCAGACCGGGTCAACCGGGCCGATGCAAGGGCATGCTCATGCGCCAGCCAGGCACGCAGATCCGCCAGCGCGAGTCGGTCCAGCACCGCCAGGTCGACCGCGTCGCCGACATGCGGGCCGATGAAATCCAGAAACCGGTCCAGGTCGCCGCGATAGGCGTCGATCGTCCGCACTGATGCCCGCCGCTCGTCCCGCAGCCAGGACAGGAAGGCATCGCGCAGCGCCGCCCCCTCCATGCGCTCCCCCATCCGTTCCCCGGTCATGCGCCCCCCATCGCCGGCACTCGGCATCGGCGCCCAAACCGGACAAGACAGAACGCGGCAGGGCGGATAGAAAACCTCATGGCCAGCACGACACTAGACAAACCCGCCCCGGGGCGGAAGCCCGGGGCCGCCGCCCGCCGGCGCGTCTCCGTGCTGCTGCCGCTGCCTTTCCCCGGACCGTTCGACTACGCCCTGCCCGATGACGGCCGGCTGGACGATGTGCGGCCGGGCGAGGTGGTCAGCGTCCCCCTGGGCCGCCGCACGGAAACCGGGGTCGTCTGGGACCGCGACGGCACCCTTCCTCCCGAATTCGCCCCGCCGCCCGGCCGGCCCGTCGCCGACGGACGGCTCAAGCCGGTCATCGCCCGCGCCGGCCTGCCCGCCCTGCCCGCCGCCCTGCGCCGCTTCGTCGACTGGGTCGCGGCCTATACGCTCTCGCCGCCCGGACTGGTGCTCGCCATGGCGCTGCGCACCAGCCAGTCCGCCCAGGCCGCCCCCGCCCAAGGTCGGGCCCAGGGCTGGGCCCCGGCCGATCCGCCCCCGGCCGGGCTGCGCGACACCCCGGCCCGCCGGCGCGTGCTGGACGTCGCGTCGCGCGACGGGCCGCTGGGCGGCGCCGAACTGGCGCGCCGCGCCGGCGTCGGCGCCGGCGTGGTGCGCGGCCTGGCCGATGCCGGCGCGCTGCGCCCCGTCACCCTGGCGCCCGCTCCCGCCTTCGCCGCGCCCGATCCCGGCCACTGCCCCCCCACCCTGGGCGATCACCAGGCCCAGCCCGCCCAGGCCCTGCGCGACCTGGCGGCGGCGGGCGGGTTCTCCGTCACCCTGCTCGAAGGCGTGACGGGCTCGGGCAAAACCGAGATCTACATGGAGGCGATCGCCGCCTGCCTGGCAAAAGGCCGCCAGGCCCTGGTCCTGCTGCCGGAAATCGCCCTGTCCGCGCAATGGACCGGCCGCTTCGCCCGGCGCTTCGGGGCCGAACCCGCGCTATGGCATTCCGACCTGGGGCCGCGCCTGCGCCGCGTCACCTGGCGGGCGGTGGCCGACGGCACCGCCCGCGTCGTGGTCGGCGCCCGCTCGGCCCTGTTCCTGCCCTTCGCCGAGCTGGGCCTGGTCATCGTGGACGAGGAACATGAAAGCGCCTTCAAGCAGGAAGACGGCGTCACCTACCATGCCCGCGACATGGCGGTGGTGCGGGCACGCATGGACGACGCCCCGGCCATCCTGGTCTCCGCCACCCCCAGCCTGGAAACCCTGGCCAATGTCGGGGCCGGCCGCTACCGCCACCTGGTCCTGCGCGCGCGCCATGGCGGGGCCGGCATGCCCGACGTGCGCACCATCGACATGCGCGCCCACCCGCCCGAACGCGGCCTGTTCCTCTCGCCGGTGCTCGCCGCCGCCCTCGATGAAACGATGGGCCGCGGCGAACAGGCCATGCTGTTCCTCAACCGGCGGGGCTACGCGCCGCTGACCCTGTGCCGCACCTGCGGCCACCGGCTGCAATGCCCCAACTGCACCGCCTGGCTGGTCGAACATCGCGCGCGGCGGATCGTCACCTGCCATCATTGCGGCTATCAGGACCCCACGCCCCCGGCCTGCCCTTCATGCAAGGCCGAATCCAGCCTCACCCCGATCGGCCCCGGCGTCGAACGCATCACCGAGGAAGCGCGCGCCACCTTCCCCGATGCCCGCATCCTGGTCATGGCCAGCGACACCCTGCCCGGCCCGGCCGCGACCGCCGACGCCGTGGCCCGCATCGCCCGGCGCGAGATCGACCTGGTGATCGGCACGCAGATCGTCGCCAAGGGCTGGCATTTCCCGCATCTCACCCTGGTGGGCGTGGTCGATGCCGATCTCGGCCTGGGCGGCGGCGACCTGCGGGCGGCGGAACGCACGGTGCAGCTCCTGCACCAGGTCGCCGGCCGCGCCGGCCGCGCCGAGGCCCCGGGCACGGTCATGCTGCAAAGCTACACCCCCGAACACCCGGTTATGCAGGCCCTGGTGCTGGGCGATTTCGAGAATTTCATGCGGCAGGAAGCCGAACAGCG
Proteins encoded in this region:
- a CDS encoding pepsin/retropepsin-like aspartic protease family protein is translated as MIRRHVIWQHEIRQVRERVRGLRSRVVLAIGLSAGIPAGPAAWAAPAPSCAPVLLARLTLRDDGGYLSVPALVAGRPFSLLVDTGAEGGLIDGAVAAALALPVDMQRRTILQGTGGGGAVVPDIVIPDLRLGTARTGLLALGALSVPVGALPGQPMIVPPVAGLLGSDVLARFDVEFDGPGGRLSLWRPPAGGCAPAPAWRGAYTELPAARLGQRLTVTVVLDGVRLTALIDSGARSRILSQAAAARLGVTADRLAVDPGGEASGVDGRPVLYHWHRFGSLRVGGGVERAPVLTVLPLHEPVDMLLGADWFARHAVWLSYGAGRVFVRPAP
- the pip gene encoding prolyl aminopeptidase produces the protein MTSARTLYPPIEPYAHGHLDTGDGHQVYWELCGNPDGVPVVFLHGGPGGGCAPDHRRLFDPARYRILLFDQRGCGRSLPHAELENNTTWHLVADIERLRVLSGAERWLVFGGSWGSTLALAYAESHPERVTGLILRGIFTLRRAELRWYYQEGASWLFPDKWERFLAPIPPAERDDLIAAYRRRLTDPDPAVRVRAAIAWSVWEGETITLRPLAALSAQHGDTDYALAFARIENHYFVHHGWLEEGQLIRDVGRIRHIPALIIQGRYDVATPMRTAWDLHLAWPEAAFRLIDDAGHAVSEPGIRDALLEATDRFATIV
- a CDS encoding tyrosine recombinase XerC, which codes for MEGAALRDAFLSWLRDERRASVRTIDAYRGDLDRFLDFIGPHVGDAVDLAVLDRLALADLRAWLAHEHALASARLTRSARSAKSGGRRGTPERAARTRARRVSAVRSFFRYLARRHGLTNPAPGLLAAPRTRAPLPRPLGEAQALEVAPGVADLAATPMAQSRDAALFVLLYGCGLRISEALDLDIRDLDRARVAGDTLLVRGKGGRERLVPVLPPVMRALADWRARHPAPLDDAPLFVGVRGGRLQPAVAQRAMRAWREVAGLPEHATPHALRHSFATHLMKGGADLRVIQDLLGHASLSTTQRYTLADEAQLMEVWTRTHPRAGGAASDS
- a CDS encoding primosomal protein N' gives rise to the protein MASTTLDKPAPGRKPGAAARRRVSVLLPLPFPGPFDYALPDDGRLDDVRPGEVVSVPLGRRTETGVVWDRDGTLPPEFAPPPGRPVADGRLKPVIARAGLPALPAALRRFVDWVAAYTLSPPGLVLAMALRTSQSAQAAPAQGRAQGWAPADPPPAGLRDTPARRRVLDVASRDGPLGGAELARRAGVGAGVVRGLADAGALRPVTLAPAPAFAAPDPGHCPPTLGDHQAQPAQALRDLAAAGGFSVTLLEGVTGSGKTEIYMEAIAACLAKGRQALVLLPEIALSAQWTGRFARRFGAEPALWHSDLGPRLRRVTWRAVADGTARVVVGARSALFLPFAELGLVIVDEEHESAFKQEDGVTYHARDMAVVRARMDDAPAILVSATPSLETLANVGAGRYRHLVLRARHGGAGMPDVRTIDMRAHPPERGLFLSPVLAAALDETMGRGEQAMLFLNRRGYAPLTLCRTCGHRLQCPNCTAWLVEHRARRIVTCHHCGYQDPTPPACPSCKAESSLTPIGPGVERITEEARATFPDARILVMASDTLPGPAATADAVARIARREIDLVIGTQIVAKGWHFPHLTLVGVVDADLGLGGGDLRAAERTVQLLHQVAGRAGRAEAPGTVMLQSYTPEHPVMQALVLGDFENFMRQEAEQRRPGFWPPFGRLAALIVSADTPEAADATARALGEAAPHGDGVQVLGPAPAPLAILRGRHRRRLLLRTRRDIAVQPLVRQWLARVPPDRGARIDVDIDPISFL